A genomic region of Dreissena polymorpha isolate Duluth1 chromosome 4, UMN_Dpol_1.0, whole genome shotgun sequence contains the following coding sequences:
- the LOC127880130 gene encoding pyroglutamyl-peptidase 1-like produces the protein MGSHSMPSKTVVVTGFGPFGDHTVNASWECVKCLQEMTLGDDIRLFVHELPVVYTTVKKKVPEIWADHKPDLVVHVGVSGSARELTLEQTARNTGYHRLDVDGCPADSMCCVDGADDCITSGINMALVCQELNEANIKVKAVISNDAGRYLCDFSFYSSLHIDRNRCAFVHVPPLNTPYTVHEMAEGLRIAILAMLKQVEQST, from the exons ATGGGAAGCCATTCTATGCCATCAAAAACCGTGGTTGTGACAG GGTTTGGCCCTTTCGGAGACCACACAGTCAATGCCAGCTGGGAATGCGTTAAATGTCTTCAAGAGATGACGCTTGGCGATGACATCAGGCTATTTGTTCATGAGCTACCTGTGGTTTACACAACTGTGAAGAAGAAAGTTCCGGAAATATGGGCTGATCACAAGCCGGAT CTTGTGGTTCACGTAGGCGTATCTGGTTCTGCACGTGAGCTAACACTAGAGCAGACGGCACGCAACACGGGATACCACAGACTGGATGTAGATGGATGCCCAGCAGACAGCATGTGTTGTGTTGATGGTGCAGACGATTGCATCACGTCTGGTATAAATATGGCTCTCGTCTGCCAAGAACTGAATGAAGCTAACATCAAAGTTAAAGCCGTTATATCAAATGACGCAGGAAg ATACCTTTGTGATTTTTCTTTCTACTCATCGCTACATATAGACCGCAACAGGTGCGCGTTTGTGCATGTGCCTCCCTTGAACACGCCATATACAGTACACGAGATGGCAGAAGGGCTACGGATTGCCATCTTAGCAATGTTAAAACAAGTGGAACAGTCGACATGA